One part of the Pirellulales bacterium genome encodes these proteins:
- a CDS encoding CehA/McbA family metallohydrolase produces MLAMLREIVFCTGLMLTAFAGGWPGVLRAADGQLELRVIDRDTGQPTVCRMHLKNAAGKPVKIPGALQHGDYVVITDKIVLRLPRGNYTFTMERGPESLIRSGHFTINRFADDVETVDLKNFCNLADEGWYGGDLDAQRPVDDLPLLMAAEGLHVVALTSWQNDKTIWNKQNPLPKTPIAEHPNHRLIDLLGGRDERHGSALGLFNLRQPLTLPRSADLWPTLAQTAATAHAERGWVDGARLFSRELPLLVAAGKLDSAQLLNRHLLRGGIVDHEADGYARDKKFYPAPFGNGRWSQHIYYQLLECGLRLPLTAGSGSGANTNPLGYNRVYAQVEGELTLEKWWAAVRAGRVMVTNGPLLRCTVEGKYPGHTFTASKGETLELLPELTLSTRDKIDYIEVVHNGVVVNELRLAEYQKSGGKVPPLTFTESGWFLLRAVTNEKSTYRHATTGPFFVEFDYQKRFNPAAARFFIDWVDREIAAIRAEEPAGIEQPARLAQWEQARVYWQKLGKRGGGDSVVE; encoded by the coding sequence ATGCTGGCGATGTTACGGGAAATCGTGTTCTGCACGGGGCTAATGCTGACAGCGTTTGCTGGGGGCTGGCCAGGCGTGCTACGCGCCGCTGATGGCCAACTGGAACTGCGGGTCATCGACCGCGACACCGGACAGCCGACTGTGTGCCGCATGCACCTAAAAAACGCCGCGGGCAAGCCGGTCAAAATCCCCGGGGCGTTGCAACATGGCGACTACGTTGTCATTACCGATAAAATTGTGCTCCGTTTGCCGCGCGGCAACTACACCTTTACTATGGAACGCGGGCCAGAGTCGCTCATCCGCAGCGGGCATTTTACGATCAATCGATTTGCCGATGATGTTGAAACCGTCGATCTGAAAAATTTTTGTAACCTGGCCGACGAAGGGTGGTACGGGGGCGATCTGGATGCTCAGCGTCCGGTGGACGATCTACCCTTGCTCATGGCGGCCGAGGGGTTGCACGTGGTCGCGCTCACCTCCTGGCAAAATGACAAGACGATTTGGAATAAACAAAACCCACTTCCCAAAACCCCGATCGCCGAGCACCCCAATCATCGCCTGATTGATCTGCTGGGGGGGCGAGACGAACGGCACGGCAGCGCGCTGGGTTTATTTAACCTGCGGCAGCCGCTAACCTTACCGCGCTCTGCCGATCTCTGGCCCACGCTGGCCCAGACCGCCGCGACCGCGCACGCCGAGCGCGGCTGGGTGGACGGGGCGCGGCTGTTTTCGCGGGAGTTGCCGCTCTTGGTGGCGGCTGGAAAGCTGGACTCCGCACAACTGCTTAATAGGCATTTGCTACGCGGGGGAATCGTGGATCATGAAGCCGACGGTTACGCCCGCGACAAAAAGTTTTATCCCGCCCCCTTTGGCAACGGGCGCTGGAGTCAACACATCTATTATCAACTGCTTGAATGCGGCCTGCGCCTGCCGCTGACCGCGGGGAGCGGTTCCGGGGCCAACACCAACCCGCTGGGGTACAATCGTGTGTACGCCCAGGTGGAGGGGGAATTAACCCTGGAAAAGTGGTGGGCCGCGGTCCGGGCGGGGCGGGTCATGGTGACGAATGGGCCGTTACTGCGCTGCACCGTGGAGGGTAAATATCCCGGGCACACGTTTACCGCCAGCAAAGGCGAAACGCTGGAGCTACTGCCGGAGTTGACGCTGTCCACCCGCGACAAGATCGATTACATCGAAGTGGTCCATAATGGCGTGGTCGTGAATGAGCTCCGCTTGGCGGAATACCAAAAATCTGGCGGAAAAGTGCCCCCTCTCACATTTACCGAAAGTGGTTGGTTTTTATTGCGGGCGGTGACAAACGAAAAGTCGACCTACCGCCACGCCACTACCGGGCCGTTTTTTGTCGAGTTTGATTACCAAAAGCGATTCAACCCCGCCGCAGCACGGTTTTTTATCGATTGGGTGGACCGGGAAATCGCGGCCATCCGCGCCGAAGAACCTGCCGGCATCGAACAGCCCGCGCGGCTCGCGCAGTGGGAACAAGCCAGGGTGTACTGGCAAAAGTTAGGAAAAAGAGGTGGAGGCGATTCCGTCGTCGAATAG
- a CDS encoding glycosyltransferase family 4 protein has product MPATAVCPPVPDLVALGGRAEVWETPVSRPESIAPNPACPPKSYLSPSVAPRVLQVVNGEHYAGAERVQDLLAEQFDRLGLWNGLVCVKPNKFPEQRLARQVPLWSFPMRGKIDLRPAHKLARLIRAQQVQLLHAHGARGALIASLAGWWTNTPVVYHVHGQTGVEVGGKWSTWLNATLERRILQSCAGLIAVSDSTARYLTEHGAPAHKIHVIPNGVPGRPLRQLVEASHSFASQSHNGPTLGFVAWLRPRKGLEVFLDAAAQLLPRFPALRLWVVGSFETSAYEAEIKTRAAHLGLSDHIVWRGFCQPIDAELDMLDVLAFPSVLAEGMPMVLLEALAAGVPIVASRVPGVTDVIRHEQNGLLVEPQSAAELAGAIEKLLDSSQLRARMIQAGQQCHAAEFSDVVMARRTQQLYAHVLATQAPSARHSLSKGLALGP; this is encoded by the coding sequence TTGCCTGCTACCGCTGTTTGTCCCCCCGTACCGGATCTGGTCGCATTGGGGGGGCGCGCTGAAGTCTGGGAAACCCCTGTTTCCAGACCAGAATCAATCGCGCCCAATCCGGCTTGCCCACCAAAATCTTATCTTTCACCATCCGTCGCGCCGCGGGTCCTGCAAGTCGTCAATGGCGAACATTACGCCGGGGCCGAGCGTGTCCAAGATTTACTGGCGGAGCAATTTGACCGGCTGGGATTATGGAATGGTCTGGTTTGTGTCAAACCTAACAAATTTCCCGAACAGCGACTTGCCCGGCAGGTGCCGCTGTGGTCCTTTCCCATGCGGGGGAAGATCGATTTGCGCCCGGCGCACAAACTCGCGCGGCTCATCCGTGCGCAACAAGTGCAACTGCTGCACGCGCATGGCGCCCGGGGGGCGCTCATCGCCAGCCTGGCTGGCTGGTGGACCAACACGCCAGTGGTCTATCACGTGCATGGTCAGACCGGAGTGGAAGTCGGGGGTAAATGGTCCACTTGGCTTAACGCCACACTGGAGCGCCGTATTTTACAGTCCTGCGCGGGGCTGATTGCCGTCTCGGACAGTACGGCCCGTTACTTAACAGAGCACGGCGCTCCCGCACATAAAATTCATGTCATCCCCAACGGCGTGCCGGGGCGCCCCCTTCGGCAGTTAGTGGAAGCTTCCCATTCTTTCGCAAGTCAATCCCACAACGGTCCCACACTAGGGTTTGTGGCATGGTTGCGGCCGCGCAAAGGACTCGAGGTGTTTTTGGACGCGGCGGCGCAACTCTTGCCGCGTTTTCCCGCGCTGCGGCTATGGGTGGTGGGAAGCTTTGAAACATCCGCGTATGAGGCAGAGATAAAAACCCGCGCGGCACATCTGGGATTAAGCGATCACATTGTCTGGCGCGGGTTTTGCCAGCCCATCGACGCGGAGCTGGACATGCTGGATGTGTTGGCGTTTCCCAGCGTGCTGGCCGAGGGGATGCCGATGGTCCTGCTCGAGGCCCTGGCCGCGGGCGTACCCATCGTTGCCAGCCGTGTACCCGGGGTGACTGATGTCATCCGCCACGAACAAAACGGCCTCTTGGTCGAGCCACAGAGCGCGGCGGAATTGGCCGGTGCCATTGAGAAATTGCTAGATTCCAGCCAGCTCCGCGCTCGCATGATTCAGGCGGGGCAACAATGCCACGCGGCGGAATTTTCGGACGTGGTCATGGCCCGCCGCACGCAGCAACTCTATGCGCATGTTCTCGCCACTCAGGCCCCATCCGCTCGCCACTCTTTGTCAAAAGGTCTCGCTCTAGGTCCGTAA
- a CDS encoding WecB/TagA/CpsF family glycosyltransferase, producing MPRDIATVENTTTTTTTIGYGSASPGISPASTNAIELASRAQVLPEPEFLGAQTHPPQVWEQAIPEALQADRDHQRLLRHSTWHDGLPEELQHRWSQAVSLLGVGVTNLDFSGAISLLDFALSATDGVTRPIYYVNAHTLNIASVNPEFRGVLNAAWRVFGDGTGVRWGARAQHARMRANLNGTDLVPRMFYQLADQGYSYYLLGADEQTIARAAEYAQTRFGGWRLAGYHHGYVQGEAAGPMAKEIARCQPDLLLVGMGNPLQENWIHHQRKKLGVKLAMAVGGLFDHWGGNLTRAPRWVRGLGYEWLQILLQQPHKWQRYLVGNPLYLWRIWQNLARDRRQTRQWREQESGVELITI from the coding sequence ATGCCCCGCGACATCGCCACCGTTGAAAATACGACAACGACCACCACCACTATTGGCTATGGTTCCGCGTCGCCTGGCATTTCGCCCGCTTCAACCAATGCCATCGAGTTGGCCAGCCGGGCCCAGGTCTTGCCCGAGCCGGAATTTCTGGGCGCGCAAACCCACCCGCCCCAAGTTTGGGAACAGGCAATTCCCGAGGCCCTGCAAGCCGACAGAGATCACCAGCGTTTGCTCCGTCATTCAACGTGGCACGACGGGTTGCCGGAAGAGCTACAACATCGTTGGAGCCAGGCCGTCTCCCTGTTAGGCGTGGGCGTAACAAATTTGGATTTTTCAGGGGCAATTTCCCTGTTGGATTTTGCCCTATCCGCAACAGACGGCGTCACCCGACCAATTTATTATGTGAACGCCCATACGCTTAATATCGCCAGCGTCAATCCGGAATTTCGCGGCGTGCTAAACGCCGCGTGGCGGGTGTTTGGCGACGGCACGGGCGTCCGCTGGGGGGCGCGGGCGCAACACGCGCGGATGCGGGCAAACCTCAACGGCACGGACCTGGTCCCGCGAATGTTTTATCAACTGGCCGATCAGGGGTACAGCTATTATTTGCTGGGGGCGGACGAACAGACGATTGCCCGCGCCGCGGAGTACGCCCAAACGCGGTTTGGCGGGTGGCGGCTGGCGGGGTACCATCACGGTTATGTCCAGGGAGAGGCCGCGGGTCCCATGGCAAAAGAGATCGCGCGGTGCCAGCCGGATTTGCTATTGGTGGGAATGGGCAACCCACTGCAGGAAAACTGGATTCATCACCAACGAAAAAAGCTGGGCGTCAAGTTGGCCATGGCGGTGGGGGGGTTGTTTGATCATTGGGGGGGAAACTTGACCCGCGCGCCCCGCTGGGTGCGCGGCTTAGGTTATGAGTGGTTGCAAATTTTGTTACAGCAACCGCACAAATGGCAGCGATATTTGGTGGGAAATCCGCTCTATCTGTGGCGGATCTGGCAAAATCTGGCGCGGGATCGACGGCAGACGCGGCAGTGGCGGGAACAGGAGAGCGGGGTAGAATTAATAACGATTTGA
- a CDS encoding glutathione peroxidase — protein MQTSLYDIPIQTIKLENTTLEPYRGQVLLIVNVASRCGFTPQYQGLEELYLRFKDQGFAVLGFPCDQFGHQEPGTEAEIEQFCQLNYKVTFPLFAKIDVNGPQAHPLYQALKTAQPGILGTEGIKWNFTKFLVDRAGTVVKRYGSMETPASIAPEIERLLAMNATS, from the coding sequence ATGCAAACATCTCTCTACGATATTCCGATTCAAACAATCAAGCTGGAAAATACCACGCTAGAGCCTTACCGTGGCCAAGTCCTGTTGATTGTCAATGTGGCCAGTCGTTGCGGCTTTACTCCGCAATACCAGGGTCTGGAAGAACTCTATCTGCGATTCAAGGACCAGGGGTTCGCGGTGCTGGGATTTCCCTGCGACCAATTTGGGCATCAAGAACCAGGGACCGAGGCCGAGATTGAGCAGTTTTGCCAGCTAAATTACAAAGTGACGTTCCCCCTCTTTGCCAAAATCGACGTCAACGGACCGCAGGCGCATCCCCTGTATCAAGCGCTCAAAACCGCCCAACCCGGGATTTTGGGGACGGAGGGGATCAAATGGAATTTTACCAAATTTTTAGTGGATCGCGCGGGTACGGTGGTCAAACGGTATGGCTCGATGGAGACGCCAGCCAGTATCGCCCCCGAAATCGAGCGGCTGCTAGCAATGAACGCGACTAGCTAA
- a CDS encoding ATP-binding cassette domain-containing protein, translated as MITVRDLSKHYTDLQRGAFVALGGVSFSARPGQIFGLLGPNGAGKTTALRILATLLRPTGGTALLNGFDVVSQASFARRQLGFVSMNTAVYDRMTAWEMVEYFGRLHGFAGEELRGRMEKLFERLQMGEIRDLLGAKMSTGMKQKVSIARALVHDPPVLIFDEATSGLDVLVARSLIREVAELRDQGKCVIFSTHIMREVEKLCDRIAIIHRGKILTEGSLDELRDRHHEHDFEELFFRLISDHDASPVPVPA; from the coding sequence ATGATTACAGTCCGCGACTTATCGAAGCATTACACCGATTTGCAGCGCGGGGCGTTTGTGGCACTGGGGGGTGTCAGTTTTTCCGCGCGGCCGGGGCAGATTTTTGGTTTATTAGGGCCCAACGGTGCGGGGAAAACCACGGCCTTGCGGATCTTGGCCACATTGCTGCGACCGACGGGGGGGACCGCGCTGCTCAATGGCTTTGACGTGGTCTCGCAGGCCAGCTTTGCCCGGCGGCAGTTGGGGTTTGTCTCAATGAACACCGCGGTGTACGACCGAATGACCGCCTGGGAAATGGTGGAATACTTTGGCCGGTTGCACGGATTTGCCGGCGAAGAATTGCGCGGCAGAATGGAAAAACTATTTGAGCGGCTGCAGATGGGGGAAATCCGCGACTTGCTGGGGGCCAAGATGTCCACCGGCATGAAGCAAAAAGTCTCCATCGCCCGCGCGCTAGTGCACGATCCGCCGGTGTTGATTTTTGACGAGGCGACATCGGGGCTGGATGTGCTGGTGGCCCGCTCGCTCATTCGCGAAGTGGCCGAACTGCGCGACCAGGGAAAGTGCGTCATTTTTTCGACGCACATCATGCGCGAAGTGGAAAAACTATGCGATCGTATCGCCATTATTCACCGCGGCAAGATCCTCACCGAAGGTTCGCTGGACGAACTGCGCGACCGGCACCACGAACACGATTTTGAAGAGTTGTTTTTTCGCCTGATTTCCGACCATGACGCCTCCCCGGTCCCTGTCCCGGCCTAA
- a CDS encoding ABC transporter permease gives MNWTNIFLIFCREVRDQLRDRRMLFMMFILPLMLYPLMGLSVMQLTQFLKQHIPKVLLIGAPRSAEYPPLVQGEEFSKKWVKDLNTFQIRQQDWPDDVNAWPNNLKEQARHWIEEENYDVVVAFPANFAASLNEFHTWLLAVRQGTAHLDSPPRMPQPQIFSNTARQKSVLALHQVQEVLRRWQSAISQKNLSDTQVPPQALRPFEFDTVELAQPEQKSAATWSRILPMLLILWALTGAFYPAIDLCAGEKERGTLETLLCSPAEREEIVTGKMLTVMLFSVGTSLLNLLSIGLTGLFIFKQLESVVNSKELGVPPLETMGWLVLGLIPVAILFSALCVALASFARSSKEGQFYMMPLMLCVLPLAILPMDPRMELTLGNALLPISGLILLLRSLLEGEFLKVWPYFLPVTVVTGLGCWVAVRWAVDQFNREEILFRESERFDLRLWIWHLFRDRRETPNVAMGLACALLILIVQFFVNWLLASHGTGGLPTLKSLVTLVLISQLVVIATPSLLMTIMLTTRPDKTLLLHWPGYRRVTVELASAQSAPAPAADRAWWLSGLITLALAALLALVLQPATHLLAHLLQVLYPISAENQAALQVHLQPLQTGPAWLPYVLLALLPAICEELAFRGFILSGLRHWGSRRRAILLSAFFFGITHTIIQQSLSAMILGVVLGYIAVKSNSILPSFTFHALHNALGFFVATAAAQQAPWLEWMLVRGTTADQSGTFTFTPAITILALLISGVILAWFGRLPQERTEEETVWDAIQENRQLEMT, from the coding sequence ATGAACTGGACGAACATATTTTTGATCTTTTGCCGCGAGGTGCGCGATCAATTGCGCGACCGGCGAATGCTATTTATGATGTTCATCCTGCCGCTGATGCTCTATCCGCTGATGGGCCTGAGCGTGATGCAATTGACGCAGTTTCTCAAGCAGCACATCCCCAAAGTGCTGCTCATCGGCGCGCCCCGCTCGGCCGAATACCCGCCGTTGGTCCAGGGGGAGGAATTTTCCAAAAAATGGGTCAAGGACCTGAACACTTTTCAGATTCGGCAGCAAGACTGGCCCGACGATGTTAACGCCTGGCCCAACAATCTTAAGGAGCAAGCCCGTCACTGGATCGAGGAAGAGAATTATGACGTGGTCGTGGCTTTTCCGGCGAATTTTGCCGCCAGCCTGAATGAATTTCACACCTGGCTGTTGGCGGTCCGTCAGGGAACCGCGCATTTGGACTCTCCCCCGCGGATGCCCCAGCCGCAAATTTTTAGCAATACCGCCCGGCAAAAGTCGGTCCTGGCCCTGCATCAGGTCCAAGAAGTCCTCCGCCGCTGGCAAAGCGCGATTTCACAAAAAAATCTTTCGGACACGCAGGTTCCCCCCCAGGCGCTACGCCCGTTTGAATTCGACACCGTGGAACTGGCCCAGCCAGAGCAAAAAAGCGCGGCCACCTGGTCCCGTATTTTGCCCATGCTTTTAATCCTGTGGGCGTTAACGGGGGCCTTTTATCCGGCGATTGACCTGTGCGCAGGGGAGAAAGAACGCGGTACGCTAGAGACATTGCTTTGCAGTCCCGCCGAGCGCGAGGAAATCGTCACGGGAAAAATGCTAACCGTCATGCTGTTTAGTGTCGGGACTTCGCTATTGAATTTGCTTAGCATCGGCCTAACGGGATTGTTTATCTTTAAGCAATTAGAAAGCGTGGTCAATTCCAAGGAACTCGGCGTCCCCCCGCTGGAAACCATGGGTTGGCTGGTGCTGGGATTGATCCCGGTGGCGATTTTATTCAGCGCGCTTTGCGTGGCGCTGGCGTCATTTGCCCGCAGCAGCAAGGAAGGGCAGTTTTATATGATGCCCCTCATGCTGTGCGTGCTGCCGCTTGCCATCCTTCCCATGGATCCCCGCATGGAGCTTACCTTGGGCAACGCGTTGTTGCCGATCAGCGGCTTGATTCTTTTGTTGCGGAGCCTATTAGAAGGGGAATTTCTCAAGGTATGGCCCTATTTTTTGCCGGTTACCGTGGTCACGGGACTAGGTTGTTGGGTCGCGGTGCGCTGGGCCGTGGATCAATTTAATCGCGAGGAAATTCTCTTCCGTGAAAGCGAGCGATTTGATCTCCGCCTGTGGATCTGGCATTTATTCCGTGATCGCCGTGAAACACCCAATGTGGCGATGGGTCTGGCCTGCGCCTTGCTCATTTTGATCGTGCAATTTTTTGTTAATTGGTTGCTGGCCAGCCATGGGACGGGGGGCCTTCCCACGCTCAAGTCGCTGGTAACCCTCGTGCTCATTTCGCAACTGGTCGTGATCGCCACGCCCAGCTTGCTCATGACGATCATGCTGACAACGCGTCCGGATAAGACGCTGTTGCTGCATTGGCCCGGTTATCGGCGGGTAACGGTGGAGTTAGCCTCCGCCCAGTCGGCCCCCGCCCCCGCGGCGGATCGCGCCTGGTGGCTAAGCGGACTGATCACGCTGGCATTGGCGGCGTTACTAGCCTTGGTGCTGCAACCAGCGACGCATTTATTGGCGCATCTGCTACAAGTGCTCTATCCAATCTCCGCCGAGAACCAGGCCGCGTTGCAGGTGCACCTGCAACCCCTACAGACCGGCCCGGCCTGGTTGCCTTATGTGTTATTGGCCTTGCTACCCGCCATTTGCGAAGAACTAGCCTTTCGCGGGTTCATCCTCAGCGGACTGCGCCACTGGGGCAGTCGCCGCCGGGCAATTTTGCTCTCCGCGTTCTTCTTTGGCATTACCCATACCATTATTCAACAATCCCTCAGTGCGATGATCCTAGGCGTGGTGCTGGGCTATATAGCCGTCAAATCTAATAGCATCTTGCCCAGCTTTACGTTTCACGCGCTACATAACGCGCTCGGCTTTTTTGTCGCCACGGCGGCCGCCCAGCAGGCCCCTTGGCTAGAATGGATGCTGGTCCGCGGGACCACGGCGGATCAAAGCGGAACATTTACCTTTACTCCAGCCATCACCATTCTGGCATTGCTGATTTCCGGGGTAATCCTGGCTTGGTTTGGCCGCTTGCCGCAAGAACGGACCGAAGAGGAGACCGTTTGGGACGCGATCCAGGAAAATCGGCAGTTAGAAATGACCTAA
- a CDS encoding amidohydrolase family protein, producing the protein MPAYRAKWLVPVTTPPIENGVIAFAAGKISAIETAHCWSGETPVDLGDVAILPGLVNAHTHWEFSTLPAPLGQRGMPFTDWLRLVVKWRQSQTPMDRQQALMAGVRESLASGVTTVGEIDTQGWLTDQAFSARPVPDAVLFQEAICFSQTDVPAKITEISRRCGYDSVRHDHSLASRPGPADVWQPGVSPHAPYTVHADLLHELVRLSCLHQLPLAMHLAETPAELEFLHTGRGPLMEMLFGAGVWREDLRGSARTVHDLLQILATAPRALVVHGNYLGTAEIDLLAKNADHMSVVYCPRTHDFFGHAPHPWQIMQKEGVTVALGTDSRASNPDLSLWREMQWLAERNVAIEPEKILTMGTLEGAKALGKAGEIGSLEVAKRANMSVISGKAGKLSGWESLLYDPSARVAATCLRGDWL; encoded by the coding sequence ATGCCCGCGTATCGCGCTAAATGGCTGGTCCCCGTGACCACGCCTCCCATCGAAAACGGCGTGATTGCCTTCGCCGCTGGAAAAATTTCCGCCATCGAAACTGCCCACTGCTGGTCCGGGGAAACACCTGTGGATCTGGGGGACGTGGCGATCCTGCCGGGTCTGGTCAATGCCCATACGCACTGGGAATTTAGCACGTTACCGGCACCGTTGGGCCAGCGCGGCATGCCATTTACAGATTGGCTGCGACTGGTGGTGAAATGGCGTCAATCTCAAACGCCCATGGATCGCCAGCAGGCACTTATGGCTGGCGTGCGCGAAAGCTTGGCTTCGGGCGTCACGACCGTGGGTGAAATTGACACGCAAGGTTGGCTTACTGATCAGGCTTTTTCGGCAAGGCCGGTCCCCGACGCCGTGCTATTCCAAGAAGCCATCTGTTTTAGCCAAACAGACGTTCCCGCCAAGATTACCGAGATTTCCCGCCGATGCGGCTATGATTCGGTACGGCACGATCATTCTCTAGCGTCACGGCCTGGACCCGCGGACGTTTGGCAACCGGGAGTAAGCCCCCATGCCCCCTATACCGTTCACGCAGACCTCTTGCACGAATTAGTACGGTTATCATGCCTGCACCAACTTCCCCTGGCGATGCATTTGGCCGAGACCCCTGCGGAATTGGAGTTTTTGCACACTGGTCGCGGGCCGTTGATGGAAATGCTGTTTGGGGCGGGTGTCTGGCGTGAAGATCTGCGCGGATCGGCGCGCACGGTCCATGATCTATTGCAAATCTTGGCAACCGCTCCCCGGGCCCTGGTGGTCCATGGCAATTACCTGGGTACGGCGGAAATTGATTTATTAGCAAAAAACGCCGACCACATGAGTGTCGTGTATTGCCCCCGCACCCATGATTTCTTTGGCCATGCCCCGCATCCGTGGCAAATTATGCAAAAGGAGGGGGTAACGGTGGCTCTGGGAACGGACAGCCGGGCCTCCAATCCCGATCTTTCCCTCTGGCGGGAAATGCAGTGGTTAGCGGAAAGAAATGTTGCTATCGAGCCAGAAAAAATATTAACAATGGGAACTCTGGAGGGGGCAAAGGCCCTGGGTAAGGCTGGGGAAATTGGCAGTTTAGAGGTGGCAAAAAGGGCAAATATGTCCGTAATATCAGGGAAGGCGGGAAAATTATCCGGGTGGGAGTCGCTGTTGTATGACCCGTCGGCACGGGTAGCCGCCACCTGTTTGCGGGGAGATTGGCTCTAA